The genomic segment CTCTTGCTTCTATTTTCGCTAACCCTTCAAATAATGCATGAAGATAAAGAGAATCACTGACTGGTCTTGGATCAAGTTTAGGTTGTAAATTTGGGTCATCTATTGGAAATCTTTCTCCTTGACTTGACAATGGAAGAAGGTTTAATCCTGATGATTTATTAGGATTTATTTGTTTGCTTAATTCTGCAATATATTCAAGATTAAAGAAGTCTAGTAGTATCGAAGCCCCTGTATTAGATGCTCCACCAGATAGCCAATTCCCTAACAATTTATGATTTGAAATACCTTTTCCCTCCAAGGGGTTATTTACAAATTTTTTAATTACTATTGTGCTACCAAGGATTGTTATCCCATCATTTTTATTAGGGAAAGTAGCTAAAACCCCAGCATTAGAATCTGTAGTTCCTGCTATGACTTTAAGATTTTTTGGTAAACTTAATTCATCTGCTTTTTTAGTACATACATTTCCCATTATTTGACCTGAAGGAATTATTTTCGGAAGACATTTTAACCATTTTAAATTTTGAAAATTTTCTGGCCATGAACTATTTGATATTTCCCAACCCATCCTAATATTGTTACCTTCTTCCCCATACTCCCAATTATTTATAAGCCATCCACTAATCCAATCTGCTTGGTGCCTTAAGATTATTTCATTACCATATAAGGCTAGAAGTTTTAGTGCTCTTCCAACACTTCCACTTACGCTTGATCCTGCACATTCTTTAGTAAATAGATTTCTTATCTCGTATGAATATTCCGAAAATGGTAAGAAATAAGGTAGGGCTTTCCCTAGAGGAACTCCATCTCTATTGCACGCTAGAAGTGTTCCAGAGGTTCCAGCTACTGAACAAGAAACCAACTTTTCTTTGAGATCTCTTGGAATTTGTTGTATTAGAGTTTTGAGGCTATTTATCCAGTCTCCAGATATTTCTAGACCTTTAGAGTATTTTGTTGATGATGTGAATAGTATTTTTTTTTTAACATTAATGATTGCAATCCTTACGCCTGATGTACCAAGATCTATACCAAGTACAAGAGAATTGTTTAACATTTTTTTTATTAAATTCTTTTTATTTGAGCAAACTTAGTTCTTTTGCTTTTTGAGATACGTCCTCCCATGGGAGAAGAATATCCGTTCTGCCAAAATGACCATAGGCCGCGGTATCTCTATAAAAACGTCCACCTCTAATACTTGGTAGGTTTTGAAGATCGAATGCTTTAATAATTGCGCCTGGTCTTAGATCGAATTGATCTTGTACAAGTTGTGTTAGTTCAGAGTCTGAAACCTTTCCTGTCCCAAATGAATCCACAAGTATCGATATAGGTTTTGCGACTCCGATTGCATAACTTAATTGAACTTCAACTTTTTTTGCAAGATTTGCTGCAACTAATGCCTTCGCAACAAATCTTGCTGCATAAGCTGCAGATCTATCAACCTTAGTAGGGTCTTTCCCTGAAAAAGCGCCTCCACCATGTCGAGCATATCCACCATAGGTATCAACAATTATTTTTCTTCCAGTTAGACCTGCGTCGCCTTGGGGTCCCCCAATAACAAATTTCCCTGTGGGATTAACAAGGAAGCGAGTTGATCCTTTAGCAGGTTTCAGAGGCAGGTCTTCGGTAGCAGGCTCAACAACAAATTTCCATAGGTCTTTAGCAATTCTCTTTTGAATTTCCTCTTCAAGAGTTATTCCATCTACTTCGGATTTATGCTGAGTAGAAATCAGTATTGTGTCTATGGAGCATGGTACTCCGTTTTCGTATGAGACACTTACTTGGGTTTTGCCATCAGGTAAAAGATAATCGATTAATTGTTGATGCCTAACTAATGCCAGCCTTCGTGCTAATCGATGAGCGAGACTTATTGGCAATGGCATAAGTTCAGGAGTCTCGTCGCAAGCAAATCCAAACATAATCCCCTGATCACCAGCCCCTACTTGATCGAGCGGATCTGTTGAATGGTCTTCAGCTTCATTTACACCTTGAGCTATATCTGAAGACTGTTGGTCAAGTGCGACTAGAACGGCGCAACTATTAGCATCGAATCCGCCATCACTTGCACTTCTATATCCAATGTTTTTGATAACTTCTCTGACAAGCTTATTAAAATCCACCTCTGCTTTTGAAGTTATTTCTCCAGTTATTAAACATAAGCCAGTATTAACAACTGCTTCACATGCGACTCTGCTGGTTGGATCTTCACTGAGGCATGCATCTAAAACTGCGTCACTCACTTGATCACAGATTTTGTCTGGATGCCCTTCAGTGACAGATTCAGATGTGAAAACGTATCTACTCATTTAAAATATTAATATTCAATATTTTAATAGCTTGAATGAATTTTTAATTCATTTAATTTTTCTATAAGAAATTTCTTTTCAGTCAGAACTGGGGGGGTTTGCCAGCCACCATTAAAACCAACTACTATTGTTATGCCAGCTTCTTTGGCCATTCTTAAATCAGTATCTGCATCTGAAATAAGAGCACAATCTGACGGGTTAAAGTTCATTTTTTTGCAAAGTTCTATAACTGCTTCTGGATTGGGTTTAGAAGGTTTATTTTCAGCACTCCAATGATAATCAAATATACCTTCCAATTTATTTCTGCAAATAAATTCTTCA from the Prochlorococcus marinus str. NATL2A genome contains:
- a CDS encoding FGGY-family carbohydrate kinase: MLNNSLVLGIDLGTSGVRIAIINVKKKILFTSSTKYSKGLEISGDWINSLKTLIQQIPRDLKEKLVSCSVAGTSGTLLACNRDGVPLGKALPYFLPFSEYSYEIRNLFTKECAGSSVSGSVGRALKLLALYGNEIILRHQADWISGWLINNWEYGEEGNNIRMGWEISNSSWPENFQNLKWLKCLPKIIPSGQIMGNVCTKKADELSLPKNLKVIAGTTDSNAGVLATFPNKNDGITILGSTIVIKKFVNNPLEGKGISNHKLLGNWLSGGASNTGASILLDFFNLEYIAELSKQINPNKSSGLNLLPLSSQGERFPIDDPNLQPKLDPRPVSDSLYLHALFEGLAKIEARGWQKLNELGADLPRQIITIGGGAKNITWKKIREREIGIPIKICNTPPAAGVASIALQGLL
- the metK gene encoding methionine adenosyltransferase, whose translation is MSRYVFTSESVTEGHPDKICDQVSDAVLDACLSEDPTSRVACEAVVNTGLCLITGEITSKAEVDFNKLVREVIKNIGYRSASDGGFDANSCAVLVALDQQSSDIAQGVNEAEDHSTDPLDQVGAGDQGIMFGFACDETPELMPLPISLAHRLARRLALVRHQQLIDYLLPDGKTQVSVSYENGVPCSIDTILISTQHKSEVDGITLEEEIQKRIAKDLWKFVVEPATEDLPLKPAKGSTRFLVNPTGKFVIGGPQGDAGLTGRKIIVDTYGGYARHGGGAFSGKDPTKVDRSAAYAARFVAKALVAANLAKKVEVQLSYAIGVAKPISILVDSFGTGKVSDSELTQLVQDQFDLRPGAIIKAFDLQNLPSIRGGRFYRDTAAYGHFGRTDILLPWEDVSQKAKELSLLK